A single region of the Myripristis murdjan chromosome 3, fMyrMur1.1, whole genome shotgun sequence genome encodes:
- the anp32a gene encoding acidic leucine-rich nuclear phosphoprotein 32 family member A isoform X2 — MDMKKRIHLELRNRTPSDVKELVLDNCRSNEGKIEGLTDEFEELEFLSTINVGLTTVAHLPKLNKLKKLELSDNRISGGLEVLAEKCPNLTHLNLSGNKIKDLSTIEPLKELGTLKSLDLFNCEVTNLNEYRDNVFKLLPQLTYLDGYDKDDKEAPDSDAEVYAEGLDDDEEDEDDVDEEDYDDDAAPGDEEEDEGEEDEEEENEEEEEDDLSGEEEEEEDLNDREVDDEDDEEEERVETMNCNKILNMYAALSKIRSVKFLEFEHTLYA; from the exons ATGGATATGAAGAAAAGAATTCACCTAGAGTTGCGGAATCGCACTCCGTCAGAC GTAAAAGAACTTGTGCTAGACAACTGTCGCTCAAACGAAGGCAAGATCGAGGGCCTAACAGACGAATTCGAGGAGTTAGAATTCCTAAGCACAATCAACGTGGGACTGACGACAGTCGCCCACTTGCCGAAGCTAAATAAACTCAAAAAG CTTGAACTCAGCGATAACAGGATCTCAGGAGGGCTGGAAGTGCTGGCAGAGAAATGCCCCAATCTCACACATCTCAACCTCAGTGGCAACAAAATCAAAGACCTCAGCACAATAGAGCCCTTG AAAGAACTGGGGACGCTGAAAAGTCTAGACTTGTTTAACTGCGAAGTGACAAACCTGAACGAATACAGAGACAACGTGTTCAAGCTACTACCCCAGCTCACGTACCTGGACGGCTACGACAAAGACGACAAAGAGGCGCCCGACTCCGACGCCGAGGTGTATGCAGAGGGcttggatgatgatgaggaggatgaagatg ACGTGGACGAGGAGGACTATGACGACGATGCAGCACCAGGagacgaggaagaggatgagggagaggaggatgaagaagaggaaaatgaggaagaggaagaggatgaccTCAGTGGAGAG gaagaagaggaggaggatttgaATGACCGGGAAGTCGATGACGAGGATGATGAGG AGGAGGAGCGAG TTGAAACTATGAATTGTAATAAGATATTAAATATGTATGCTGCTTTATCTAAAATACGCAGTGTGAAATTTCTTGAATTTGAACATACTTTGTATGCGTAA
- the anp32a gene encoding acidic leucine-rich nuclear phosphoprotein 32 family member A isoform X1 has product MDMKKRIHLELRNRTPSDVKELVLDNCRSNEGKIEGLTDEFEELEFLSTINVGLTTVAHLPKLNKLKKLELSDNRISGGLEVLAEKCPNLTHLNLSGNKIKDLSTIEPLKELGTLKSLDLFNCEVTNLNEYRDNVFKLLPQLTYLDGYDKDDKEAPDSDAEVYAEGLDDDEEDEDDVDEEDYDDDAAPGDEEEDEGEEDEEEENEEEEEDDLSGEEEEEEDLNDREVDDEDDEEEERGQKRKRELDEEGEEDDDD; this is encoded by the exons ATGGATATGAAGAAAAGAATTCACCTAGAGTTGCGGAATCGCACTCCGTCAGAC GTAAAAGAACTTGTGCTAGACAACTGTCGCTCAAACGAAGGCAAGATCGAGGGCCTAACAGACGAATTCGAGGAGTTAGAATTCCTAAGCACAATCAACGTGGGACTGACGACAGTCGCCCACTTGCCGAAGCTAAATAAACTCAAAAAG CTTGAACTCAGCGATAACAGGATCTCAGGAGGGCTGGAAGTGCTGGCAGAGAAATGCCCCAATCTCACACATCTCAACCTCAGTGGCAACAAAATCAAAGACCTCAGCACAATAGAGCCCTTG AAAGAACTGGGGACGCTGAAAAGTCTAGACTTGTTTAACTGCGAAGTGACAAACCTGAACGAATACAGAGACAACGTGTTCAAGCTACTACCCCAGCTCACGTACCTGGACGGCTACGACAAAGACGACAAAGAGGCGCCCGACTCCGACGCCGAGGTGTATGCAGAGGGcttggatgatgatgaggaggatgaagatg ACGTGGACGAGGAGGACTATGACGACGATGCAGCACCAGGagacgaggaagaggatgagggagaggaggatgaagaagaggaaaatgaggaagaggaagaggatgaccTCAGTGGAGAG gaagaagaggaggaggatttgaATGACCGGGAAGTCGATGACGAGGATGATGAGG AGGAGGAGCGAGGCcagaagaggaaaagggagCTGGacgaggaaggggaggaggatgaCGACGACTGA